In Desulfosoma caldarium, the following are encoded in one genomic region:
- a CDS encoding CheR family methyltransferase produces MIHDADFQRVLHAFGLLWRGYRKVRKGAKRRLAALMQAQGVASVDDLLERCRHDAKLSEDVRRALAVSISRFFRDQKLWHVLERQVLPGIVGWSGKTVRIWSAGCARGEEVYSLKILWHEWAAAGAPLPKLELWATDFHCGLLEEARRGVYQRSSLKEVDAERQAAWFHGQTQGFFAVSDQLKEGILWRCHDMSIERPPSEGFHLVFLRNNLLTYYAPAVQRKAFAAVVDSLVEGGFLVLGRRERPPGGMWPLIPCAADSHLFRKVPFRSEFS; encoded by the coding sequence ATGATCCATGACGCCGATTTTCAAAGGGTGCTGCACGCGTTTGGGTTGCTGTGGCGAGGGTATCGAAAGGTGCGAAAGGGGGCCAAGCGACGACTGGCCGCCTTGATGCAGGCGCAAGGCGTGGCTTCGGTGGACGATCTCTTGGAGCGCTGCCGTCATGACGCGAAACTTAGCGAAGACGTTCGGCGGGCTCTGGCGGTTTCCATCAGTCGATTCTTTCGAGACCAAAAGCTTTGGCATGTTTTGGAAAGGCAGGTCCTTCCCGGCATCGTGGGCTGGAGCGGGAAGACGGTACGCATCTGGTCGGCGGGGTGTGCTCGAGGCGAAGAGGTCTACAGCCTTAAAATCCTCTGGCACGAATGGGCCGCCGCGGGTGCGCCTCTGCCGAAGCTGGAGTTGTGGGCCACGGATTTTCACTGCGGTTTACTGGAAGAAGCCCGGCGTGGCGTGTATCAGCGGAGCAGCCTCAAGGAAGTGGACGCGGAACGTCAGGCGGCCTGGTTTCATGGCCAGACACAGGGTTTCTTTGCCGTCTCCGATCAGCTCAAGGAAGGCATCCTTTGGCGATGCCACGATATGTCCATTGAGCGGCCGCCGTCGGAGGGTTTTCATCTTGTGTTTCTTCGAAACAATCTTTTGACGTATTATGCACCGGCGGTGCAGCGGAAAGCCTTTGCCGCCGTGGTAGATTCCCTCGTGGAGGGAGGTTTCTTGGTTCTGGGGCGTCGGGAGAGGCCACCTGGGGGAATGTGGCCGCTGATTCCCTGTGCGGCGGACTCCCATCTTTTTCGAAAAGTGCCTTTTCGAAGCGAGTTTTCCTGA
- a CDS encoding ArsR/SmtB family transcription factor, with product MTIRHERLEKAAEMLRAVAHPVRLSILQILEDGEKNVTEICQSLGSAQSYTSQQLNLLKSRGVLASRKDGTQVFYRIAFPGVLKIIQCVCAQDPEAPEPLG from the coding sequence ATGACGATTCGACACGAACGATTGGAAAAGGCGGCGGAAATGCTTCGAGCGGTGGCGCACCCGGTGCGCCTCAGTATCTTGCAAATCTTGGAAGATGGCGAAAAGAACGTGACCGAAATCTGTCAAAGCCTGGGATCAGCCCAATCCTACACGTCCCAGCAGCTCAATCTCTTGAAATCTCGAGGTGTTTTAGCCTCGCGAAAAGACGGAACGCAGGTTTTTTACCGCATCGCTTTTCCCGGCGTCCTGAAAATCATTCAATGCGTGTGCGCTCAGGACCCCGAAGCCCCTGAACCCTTGGGGTGA
- a CDS encoding DsrE/DsrF/DrsH-like family protein — MVEETRKNPEEKTSCTFICSRDTLDGAYPSLILGLNAVRLGMEATIFYTFMGINVIRKNYSEKCRFIPPGPMGAIPGMSAMATKMMRKKMDAAQIPSLGELLEMAQLEGIKLVACKMTVDMMGLSLDDFIDGVEIQTAEDYLKHAVHCRINMFT, encoded by the coding sequence ATGGTGGAAGAGACTCGAAAGAATCCGGAAGAAAAAACGTCGTGCACCTTCATTTGCAGCCGGGACACTCTGGACGGCGCCTACCCTTCTCTGATTCTGGGGTTGAACGCGGTGCGATTGGGCATGGAAGCCACCATTTTTTACACCTTCATGGGTATTAACGTGATTCGCAAAAATTATTCCGAAAAATGTCGATTCATTCCACCGGGTCCCATGGGCGCCATTCCTGGCATGTCCGCCATGGCCACCAAAATGATGCGCAAAAAGATGGACGCCGCCCAGATCCCTTCCCTGGGAGAACTCTTGGAAATGGCCCAACTTGAAGGCATCAAGCTTGTGGCCTGCAAGATGACCGTGGACATGATGGGGCTGTCGCTGGATGATTTCATCGACGGCGTCGAGATTCAAACGGCGGAAGACTATTTAAAGCATGCCGTTCATTGCCGCATCAATATGTTCACCTGA
- a CDS encoding MBL fold metallo-hydrolase RNA specificity domain-containing protein: MKVTAYGAAGCVTGSCFLVENEKRVLVDCGLFQGGKAMDALNWEPWPFDPASLQAVLLTHAHIDHSGRLPKLVKDGFRGPIYTTAPTAALSRILLLDSAHIQEMEAEWKTRKNLRKGRTPVSPLYTTEDAEKTMTLFQPVSQDEVLSLSETVHFRFRNAGHILGASLLELWRGDLNHGLKIVFSGDIGRKDQLIVKDPQPIFDADVLFIESTYGNRRHRNYEESVAELAEAIRYSHEHGQKVLIPAFAVERTQEILYVLGQLYREGTIPRLPVYLDSPLAIAATEIFRQMVHEFDEETQEILRQGHDPFNFPELVFSRTAQESQALNELKGPAVIIAGNGMCTAGRILHHLKHNLWRRGCSLVIVGYQAEGSLGRRIIEGAKSVRIFGEDIMVRARVFTIGGFSAHADQEELLQWLAHFTNPKLQVVVIHGEKKIATTFAETVRRRLSLETTVPELRQTLYFDEAEKPTAVPAMVRPRWDEVLAAVEARVAQARRGVDLWAERLDADASEELEAAVRVFVRTLERYTGKA; this comes from the coding sequence GTGAAAGTTACAGCCTATGGAGCGGCCGGATGCGTAACAGGTTCGTGTTTTCTGGTGGAAAATGAAAAGCGTGTCCTTGTGGACTGCGGCCTATTTCAAGGCGGCAAAGCTATGGATGCCTTGAATTGGGAACCCTGGCCTTTTGATCCGGCCAGTCTTCAGGCGGTGCTGCTCACCCATGCCCACATCGACCATAGCGGCCGTTTGCCCAAACTGGTCAAGGACGGCTTTCGCGGGCCCATTTACACCACGGCTCCCACGGCGGCCCTATCGCGCATTCTTCTTTTGGACTCCGCCCACATTCAAGAAATGGAAGCCGAATGGAAGACGCGCAAAAACCTGCGAAAAGGCCGCACCCCGGTGTCTCCTCTGTATACCACCGAAGACGCTGAAAAGACCATGACTCTCTTTCAGCCCGTTTCCCAGGACGAGGTCCTTTCCCTGTCCGAGACGGTTCACTTCAGGTTTCGAAACGCCGGCCACATTCTCGGAGCTTCTTTGTTGGAACTGTGGAGGGGCGACCTGAACCATGGGCTTAAGATCGTCTTTTCTGGCGACATCGGTCGCAAAGATCAGTTGATTGTCAAAGATCCGCAGCCCATTTTTGACGCCGATGTCTTGTTCATCGAGTCCACCTACGGAAACCGGCGGCATCGAAACTATGAGGAGAGCGTGGCCGAGTTGGCCGAAGCCATACGCTACAGCCATGAACATGGTCAAAAGGTTTTGATTCCTGCCTTTGCCGTGGAGCGCACCCAGGAAATTCTCTACGTCCTTGGACAGTTGTACCGAGAGGGGACCATTCCGCGCCTTCCGGTGTATCTGGACAGCCCTTTGGCCATTGCCGCCACAGAGATCTTTCGCCAAATGGTTCATGAGTTTGACGAGGAGACGCAGGAGATTCTTCGCCAGGGGCACGATCCTTTCAATTTTCCAGAGCTTGTGTTTTCTCGAACGGCCCAGGAATCTCAGGCCCTGAACGAACTCAAGGGGCCTGCCGTCATCATTGCCGGTAACGGCATGTGCACGGCTGGCCGGATTCTGCACCATTTGAAGCACAATCTGTGGCGCCGCGGCTGTTCCTTGGTCATTGTGGGGTACCAGGCCGAAGGATCCCTAGGCCGGCGCATCATTGAAGGGGCCAAGAGCGTCAGGATTTTTGGGGAAGACATTATGGTGCGAGCCAGGGTTTTTACCATCGGCGGGTTTTCGGCCCATGCGGACCAGGAGGAGCTTTTGCAGTGGCTTGCCCATTTCACCAACCCGAAACTGCAGGTGGTGGTGATCCATGGTGAAAAGAAAATCGCCACCACCTTTGCTGAGACGGTTCGCCGGCGATTGAGTTTGGAGACCACCGTGCCAGAACTGCGACAGACCTTGTACTTTGACGAGGCCGAAAAGCCCACCGCCGTGCCTGCGATGGTGCGTCCTCGCTGGGATGAGGTCCTTGCCGCGGTAGAGGCTCGAGTGGCCCAGGCTCGCCGTGGTGTGGATCTGTGGGCGGAGCGGTTGGATGCCGATGCCAGTGAGGAGCTGGAGGCGGCGGTGCGGGTTTTTGTGCGCACCCTGGAACGCTATACGGGAAAAGCCTAG
- a CDS encoding Sfum_1244 family protein, producing the protein MPMENFTALQEQVRTNCLIAEANYAGTFSLCGLVLRLRELYKWETGLLPWTEPEPSVLMEWIEHRESSWDLLMEKGFQPLILDGLSVDPFDVDAVNAHLAGSGLVYGAGFVEGLRPTFFLGKIAETRKMDGAVVYCVEEEMVRDVFATPAMRQGARIYIRRQPMLSFLWDQVFEMRPSARSALTFAFATYGLDVAHVAQHPAQHADALQTIAQNQLQAWIHHELGEVHEEAFRGQLWHDIVATYPNSPIEIYARVLKDLCADTDDKGLLKHVIYEKNRAALAFYVAFLRPFTRLMFPEILKAFRRFQKSLDWNLIENARTRGKAKFHDRASTLVALHLEHHRRGVEWAREKIQEQCIAPLGILRKSQSVISQ; encoded by the coding sequence ATGCCCATGGAAAACTTCACCGCACTTCAAGAACAGGTTCGCACCAATTGCCTCATCGCCGAAGCCAATTATGCCGGCACTTTTTCCTTGTGCGGCCTGGTGCTACGCCTTCGGGAATTGTACAAGTGGGAAACAGGACTTCTGCCCTGGACGGAACCGGAACCTTCCGTGCTTATGGAATGGATCGAGCACAGGGAATCCTCCTGGGATCTGTTGATGGAAAAAGGTTTTCAGCCTTTGATTTTGGACGGCTTGTCCGTAGATCCCTTTGACGTGGACGCCGTCAACGCCCATTTGGCCGGCTCGGGCTTGGTCTACGGCGCGGGTTTCGTGGAAGGTTTGAGGCCTACCTTTTTTCTTGGAAAGATCGCCGAGACAAGGAAGATGGACGGCGCCGTGGTCTACTGTGTGGAAGAAGAAATGGTTCGCGATGTTTTTGCGACACCGGCCATGAGGCAAGGGGCCCGTATTTACATTCGCCGTCAACCCATGCTTTCCTTTTTGTGGGACCAGGTCTTTGAAATGAGGCCCTCCGCTCGGTCGGCCCTTACCTTCGCCTTTGCCACCTACGGCCTGGATGTGGCCCACGTGGCGCAACACCCAGCCCAGCACGCCGACGCACTCCAAACCATCGCCCAAAACCAACTGCAGGCATGGATCCATCATGAATTGGGAGAAGTTCACGAAGAAGCCTTTCGCGGTCAGCTCTGGCACGACATCGTGGCCACTTACCCCAACTCGCCGATCGAAATCTACGCCAGGGTGCTTAAGGACCTGTGCGCCGACACCGACGACAAAGGCCTTCTCAAGCATGTCATCTATGAGAAGAACCGAGCAGCTCTGGCCTTTTATGTGGCGTTCCTAAGGCCCTTCACTCGGCTCATGTTTCCGGAAATCCTTAAAGCCTTTCGCCGATTTCAAAAATCGCTTGACTGGAACCTGATCGAAAACGCCCGCACCCGGGGAAAGGCCAAATTCCACGACCGGGCCTCCACGCTGGTGGCCCTTCACCTGGAACACCACCGTCGGGGCGTGGAGTGGGCGAGAGAAAAAATCCAGGAACAATGCATCGCCCCCCTGGGCATTCTGAGAAAATCTCAAAGCGTCATCTCACAATAA
- the recC gene encoding exodeoxyribonuclease V subunit gamma: protein MWRIVQSQRVEKLFEAFLHDLERPGDDLVDPMTPEVVVVQDMGMARWLTHQLALRRGVAANLQFLVPAALVNLAYSAWLGEGPSAQNSKERVSADRTVFSERPDPIGSDLSIEGPRPAGPSTGVEGEDPWGRLELTWRLFRLLHTHRQDPRLQELQRYMGDDVTGQKRYQLAAQIAAAFDRYMMYRQDVLRSWEAGNGSDWQAHLWRWLVEESPSLHMAQKHALFMKAVRNGCAPRFTGKLPSRVHLFGVTMIAPVHMEVFDALASWIDVALYFLNPSREYWGDLSIGTNQDVTPQPLMASWAQAGCFLLNRIQELGGHHEDLFEDFQPSSLLEAVQHDIFTLTDRRTHDPKERALFSSTASIQVHACHSPMREIQVLHDHLAHLLETLPHLTPEDVVVMAPNIDIYAPYVEAVFGTRDHPRLPWNLSDRKSVEEDPVLQKILDLLHLPQWRCTASDILSLMQVPAIAARYGLDEEGLERVRTWIREAGIRWGLDAGMRKELELPGNDEHTWRFGLDRLLAGYALPPREIFCAGVLSYPDVEASEAHWLGALHDLVNMVARWRKTLRVPKTPEEWRACGNALVDDFFHPDAEASLRRFRRALDTFATAARNAGCTQPLSVHVVRNHLEDILAQSPNVRRFLSGGITFCNLAPMRAIPFRVVCLLGMNDADFPRSDRLPPFDLTAQNPRPGDRRRGPEDRYLFLEALMSARNVFYVSYIGRDIRDNSLKVPSVVVSELLDYLEQSYRTSNESIRDAIVLEHPLPPFSPRLFNSVHERLFSYDPLWLQAVQAVEQPSVPPFVDQDLPLNAPDVAEVALEDLLRFFEDPCAWFLEKRLGMVLSSEEDALEDEEPFELNALERYWLADEILGGLLKDEDPREIQRRVHGRGWLPHGVAGNLLFEVTCLLVQDMASKVANYRGTLRPPVEVDVPAGGVRIRGWLRDVTEKGRLVYRPAKIKAKDRLRLWIRHLALCAVHPSGILLESVHIGTGKDGVFRLTPVDDPHKHLADLVELWRVGHQRPLPFFPESSWAYAEKSGKASATASPAQICGKAWKDEYKKQGDAYRPSVRTAFRGVDPLNDTFVDVALRVFGPILKMIEASKA from the coding sequence ATGTGGCGTATCGTTCAAAGCCAGAGAGTGGAAAAACTCTTTGAGGCCTTTCTTCACGATCTAGAGCGCCCAGGCGACGACCTGGTCGACCCCATGACCCCTGAGGTGGTCGTGGTCCAGGATATGGGCATGGCCCGATGGCTGACTCATCAATTGGCGCTGCGCCGAGGCGTCGCCGCCAACCTCCAATTTCTTGTGCCTGCGGCCTTGGTGAATTTGGCCTACAGCGCATGGCTCGGGGAAGGCCCATCCGCTCAGAATTCAAAGGAACGGGTTTCGGCCGATAGGACCGTTTTCTCGGAAAGACCGGATCCTATAGGTTCGGATCTTTCCATAGAGGGACCGCGGCCTGCCGGCCCGAGCACGGGCGTGGAGGGCGAAGATCCCTGGGGCCGACTCGAACTCACGTGGCGCCTTTTTCGACTCCTGCACACTCACCGCCAAGATCCACGATTGCAGGAACTGCAGCGCTATATGGGTGACGATGTCACCGGCCAGAAACGGTATCAGCTGGCGGCACAAATTGCCGCCGCCTTTGACCGCTACATGATGTATCGACAGGACGTCTTGCGTTCATGGGAGGCCGGAAACGGTTCAGACTGGCAGGCGCATTTGTGGCGATGGCTGGTTGAAGAAAGTCCTTCATTGCACATGGCCCAAAAGCACGCCCTGTTCATGAAGGCCGTTCGGAACGGATGCGCTCCACGGTTCACCGGAAAGCTGCCGAGCCGAGTGCACCTTTTCGGCGTGACCATGATCGCACCGGTTCACATGGAAGTCTTTGATGCCCTGGCCTCCTGGATCGACGTCGCGCTCTACTTTTTGAACCCCAGCCGAGAATACTGGGGGGATCTTTCCATCGGCACAAATCAAGATGTGACCCCCCAGCCTTTGATGGCTTCGTGGGCTCAGGCTGGCTGTTTTCTTCTGAATCGCATACAGGAGCTGGGCGGGCATCACGAAGACCTTTTTGAGGATTTTCAGCCGAGCAGTCTTCTCGAAGCGGTGCAACACGACATTTTCACCCTTACGGACCGCCGAACCCACGACCCGAAAGAGCGAGCCCTTTTTTCGAGCACGGCATCCATTCAAGTGCACGCCTGCCACAGCCCCATGCGGGAAATTCAGGTGCTTCACGACCATCTGGCGCACCTTCTGGAAACCCTTCCCCATCTGACCCCCGAGGATGTGGTGGTCATGGCACCAAACATTGACATCTATGCCCCGTACGTGGAAGCCGTCTTTGGAACTCGAGACCATCCGCGCCTACCTTGGAACCTTTCGGATCGAAAGTCTGTGGAAGAAGACCCGGTGCTTCAGAAAATTCTGGACCTGCTGCACCTACCTCAATGGCGTTGCACCGCCTCGGACATTCTTTCGCTCATGCAAGTGCCGGCTATCGCGGCCCGCTATGGGCTCGACGAAGAGGGACTGGAACGGGTGCGCACGTGGATTCGAGAGGCGGGCATACGGTGGGGGCTCGATGCGGGCATGCGGAAAGAGCTTGAGCTTCCGGGAAACGACGAGCACACGTGGCGCTTTGGTCTGGACCGCCTTTTGGCCGGCTACGCCTTGCCGCCTCGGGAAATCTTTTGCGCGGGTGTGCTTTCCTACCCCGACGTGGAAGCTTCTGAGGCTCACTGGCTGGGTGCCCTGCACGACCTTGTGAACATGGTAGCCCGATGGCGAAAAACGCTTCGCGTTCCCAAGACCCCAGAAGAATGGCGCGCCTGTGGCAACGCTCTTGTGGACGATTTTTTTCATCCCGATGCAGAGGCGTCCCTCCGTCGCTTTCGTCGGGCTTTGGACACCTTTGCCACCGCTGCGCGAAACGCCGGTTGTACGCAGCCCCTTTCCGTCCACGTGGTGCGCAATCATTTGGAGGACATCCTCGCCCAGTCGCCCAACGTGCGCCGGTTTCTTTCGGGTGGCATCACCTTTTGCAACCTGGCGCCTATGCGCGCCATACCCTTCCGCGTGGTGTGCCTTCTGGGCATGAATGACGCCGATTTTCCCCGCTCAGACCGCCTACCTCCCTTTGACCTCACGGCCCAGAACCCTCGGCCGGGAGACCGGCGTCGTGGGCCGGAAGACCGTTACCTTTTTCTGGAAGCCCTCATGTCGGCACGGAACGTCTTTTATGTCAGCTACATCGGGCGAGACATTCGAGACAATAGTCTCAAGGTGCCGTCGGTGGTGGTCTCGGAATTGCTGGACTATCTTGAGCAGAGTTATCGCACCAGCAATGAATCCATCAGGGACGCCATCGTCCTGGAACATCCTTTGCCACCCTTCAGTCCTCGCCTGTTCAACAGCGTCCATGAGCGACTCTTTTCCTACGACCCCCTGTGGCTTCAGGCCGTGCAGGCTGTGGAACAGCCCAGCGTTCCGCCTTTTGTGGATCAAGACTTACCCCTCAATGCGCCGGACGTCGCCGAAGTGGCCTTGGAAGACCTCCTTCGCTTCTTTGAAGACCCCTGCGCTTGGTTTCTTGAAAAACGGCTGGGCATGGTCCTTTCCTCAGAAGAAGACGCCCTTGAAGACGAGGAGCCTTTTGAGCTCAACGCCTTGGAACGGTATTGGCTGGCGGACGAAATCCTTGGCGGTCTGCTCAAAGACGAGGATCCGCGTGAGATACAACGGCGCGTTCACGGCCGTGGATGGCTGCCGCACGGGGTTGCGGGAAATCTGCTTTTTGAGGTCACATGCCTCTTGGTTCAGGACATGGCTAGTAAGGTGGCGAATTATCGAGGCACGTTGCGACCTCCAGTGGAAGTGGATGTGCCCGCTGGTGGGGTGCGTATTCGAGGCTGGCTTCGGGACGTGACGGAAAAAGGCCGTTTGGTCTACCGCCCGGCAAAAATCAAGGCCAAAGACCGTCTGCGACTTTGGATTCGGCATCTGGCTCTGTGCGCCGTTCACCCTTCGGGCATTCTTCTGGAAAGCGTTCACATCGGCACGGGGAAAGATGGTGTCTTTCGGCTGACTCCCGTGGACGATCCGCACAAACACTTGGCGGATCTTGTTGAGCTCTGGCGCGTAGGGCATCAGCGCCCCTTGCCGTTCTTTCCTGAATCCAGTTGGGCCTATGCCGAAAAGAGCGGCAAAGCGTCGGCGACGGCTTCCCCGGCGCAAATTTGCGGAAAAGCCTGGAAGGACGAGTACAAGAAACAGGGGGATGCGTATCGGCCGTCAGTTCGAACGGCCTTTCGCGGCGTCGATCCTTTGAACGACACCTTCGTTGATGTGGCCCTGCGCGTTTTCGGCCCCATATTGAAGATGATCGAAGCCTCGAAAGCCTAA